One Brevibacillus choshinensis genomic window carries:
- a CDS encoding TasA family protein, producing the protein MNIKKQFALSLASVGVGAALLGGGTYAWFNSTATISENEFAAGTLDMEVAAVNGYQIKFDLKDLKPGDYMTRRFDIKNTGSLDIKEVLLQLNFNPETDFSEGKAPDGNENVNVSAGKKASALDYLSQYEIQFFKTEAESSYTTSDMDLLKQLKWRLGKNSVTLRDLYELTQTERLDIAYRNLLNPKPGTNTADDDQIEMKIGFINNEQKNPDGTYVQNKYQGDSIKIAFDLEATQWEGIKRDNGDKPPIIVD; encoded by the coding sequence ATGAACATCAAAAAACAATTCGCATTATCACTGGCATCAGTAGGAGTCGGAGCTGCTCTACTTGGTGGGGGCACTTACGCTTGGTTTAACAGCACGGCGACCATTAGTGAAAACGAGTTCGCTGCAGGTACGCTTGATATGGAGGTCGCTGCAGTCAACGGCTACCAAATCAAGTTTGACCTGAAAGACTTAAAGCCCGGAGATTATATGACCAGAAGATTTGACATTAAAAACACAGGCTCCTTAGATATTAAGGAAGTCCTGCTGCAGCTGAACTTCAATCCGGAGACTGATTTCAGCGAAGGAAAAGCCCCGGATGGTAACGAGAATGTTAATGTTTCTGCGGGTAAAAAAGCGAGTGCCTTGGATTATCTGAGCCAATATGAAATTCAGTTTTTCAAGACGGAAGCGGAATCTTCCTACACGACGAGCGATATGGACCTCTTGAAGCAGCTCAAGTGGAGATTAGGGAAAAATTCGGTCACTCTGCGAGACCTGTATGAGCTCACCCAGACAGAACGGCTCGATATTGCATACCGCAATCTTTTAAATCCAAAGCCCGGAACCAATACGGCGGATGATGATCAAATTGAAATGAAAATTGGGTTTATCAATAATGAACAAAAAAATCCTGATGGCACGTATGTTCAAAATAAATACCAGGGTGATTCCATCAAGATTGCGTTTGACCTGGAAGCAACCCAATGGGAAGGGATCAAGCGTGACAATGGGGACAAGCCACCCATTATCGTGGACTAA
- a CDS encoding signal peptidase I gives MALLKKIISILTSTLLIVVIAITGFLLVGKMNDGKTMLFGNQLMVVLSGSMSPTFDTGSIVAVGPVDFKEVQTNDIITFKDPEGRTITHRVVEIKDDQLITKGDANDGKDTSPVTSDRFIGKVQYSIPYIGFFIEFAKSGTGMLFLLGIPGVYLIVSQVWKLLKMIKNEDSNTATKSQA, from the coding sequence GTGGCCTTACTCAAAAAAATCATATCGATACTGACCAGTACCCTACTAATCGTTGTGATTGCCATCACGGGTTTCCTGCTCGTCGGGAAAATGAACGACGGAAAAACTATGCTGTTTGGTAACCAACTCATGGTGGTTCTAAGCGGATCTATGTCTCCAACATTTGACACTGGTAGCATAGTTGCTGTTGGCCCGGTTGACTTCAAAGAAGTGCAGACCAACGACATCATCACTTTTAAGGATCCTGAAGGCAGAACGATTACACATCGTGTCGTCGAAATCAAGGATGATCAACTAATAACCAAGGGCGATGCAAATGACGGAAAAGACACATCTCCAGTAACATCAGATCGTTTCATTGGAAAAGTACAGTACTCCATTCCGTATATTGGATTTTTCATCGAGTTTGCCAAATCTGGCACAGGGATGCTGTTCCTCTTAGGAATACCTGGTGTTTATCTGATCGTAAGCCAAGTTTGGAAGTTGCTCAAAATGATCAAAAACGAGGACTCCAATACGGCAACAAAGTCACAAGCATAA
- a CDS encoding TasA family protein, with protein MSLKKQFAVTLASVGLGAALIGGGTFAWFNATTEVANNTFAAGTMAIGTQPAQGVFQVSNMKPGDWAVKTFQVQNKGSLDINKVLMGLDYTINDVGSNQLDADDLAKNLKVYFLASDDNTATPFDDQIIINPLFPNQGKTLKEFKELNQVDVSSLGTKLSNLKPNGEDRIFIGIKFVDDNADQNRFQGDGVNIKFKLEGKQTSGTEK; from the coding sequence ATGAGCTTGAAAAAACAATTTGCAGTAACATTGGCATCTGTGGGTCTGGGAGCAGCACTGATTGGCGGAGGAACTTTCGCATGGTTCAACGCAACAACTGAGGTTGCAAATAATACGTTTGCCGCTGGTACAATGGCGATAGGTACTCAACCGGCACAAGGTGTATTTCAAGTAAGCAATATGAAACCAGGTGACTGGGCAGTTAAGACCTTCCAAGTACAGAACAAAGGGTCCTTGGATATTAACAAAGTATTGATGGGCTTAGATTATACAATCAATGACGTTGGGAGTAACCAGTTGGATGCAGATGATTTAGCTAAAAATTTGAAGGTATATTTCCTCGCAAGTGACGATAATACAGCTACTCCTTTTGATGACCAAATAATCATCAATCCTCTCTTCCCAAATCAAGGAAAAACATTGAAAGAGTTTAAAGAGCTTAATCAAGTAGATGTTTCTAGCTTGGGCACTAAATTGTCTAACTTGAAACCAAATGGAGAAGACCGGATCTTCATTGGTATCAAATTCGTAGATGATAATGCAGACCAAAACCGATTCCAAGGTGATGGTGTGAATATCAAATTCAAGCTGGAAGGCAAACAAACTTCCGGAACAGAAAAATAG
- a CDS encoding PLP-dependent transferase, producing the protein MANVRNSKSLVTHPTSKQMSEEKQETASITPGLIRFSIGTETIGDIIGDLRYALKVAVAQSGV; encoded by the coding sequence CTGGCAAATGTCAGAAATTCCAAATCGCTGGTCACTCATCCTACGAGTAAGCAGATGTCAGAGGAGAAGCAGGAAACTGCGTCGATTACCCCGGGGTTGATCCGTTTCTCGATTGGGACCGAAACGATTGGTGATATTATCGGGGATTTGAGGTATGCGTTAAAGGTGGCTGTGGCTCAGTCTGGCGTGTAA
- a CDS encoding 3D domain-containing protein, protein MKKRFRAKSFVMMALGFCLAVISTPAFAASSTYQIKADDTFYKISKQHNVPLASILQANPGVDSQNLQPGQTIQLPVAKQVKTASGPTRPYSKIIKAVATAYTGSAKENGGWAGVDYLGNPLKVGTIAVDPDVIPLGSTVYITGYKHGALPANGMIAKATDIGGGIKDARVDIYVPGHDASDFGMQNVQIYVLK, encoded by the coding sequence ATGAAAAAACGTTTCAGGGCAAAATCATTTGTAATGATGGCGTTAGGTTTCTGCTTGGCAGTGATCTCAACACCGGCATTCGCTGCTTCCTCTACCTACCAGATTAAAGCAGACGACACCTTCTACAAAATTTCCAAACAGCATAATGTGCCTTTGGCATCGATTCTACAGGCTAATCCCGGAGTAGATTCACAGAACCTGCAACCGGGGCAGACGATCCAGCTGCCAGTTGCCAAACAAGTGAAGACAGCTTCAGGTCCAACTCGTCCTTACAGCAAAATAATCAAAGCTGTGGCGACCGCCTATACAGGATCCGCGAAGGAAAACGGCGGATGGGCAGGGGTGGATTACTTAGGAAACCCGCTCAAAGTGGGTACGATCGCAGTCGATCCAGATGTGATCCCACTTGGTTCCACTGTATACATCACAGGGTACAAGCATGGCGCGCTTCCTGCGAACGGTATGATCGCGAAAGCAACCGACATCGGTGGTGGGATCAAAGACGCGCGCGTGGACATTTATGTGCCTGGTCATGATGCAAGCGATTTCGGCATGCAAAACGTTCAAATTTATGTGTTGAAGTAG
- a CDS encoding homocysteine synthase, which produces MSDQQQWKPETIAVHGGQEPDPATGSRAVPIYQTTSYVFRDTDHAADLFALKEMGNIYTRIMNPTQDVFEKRVALLEGGVGALATASGQAAITFSILNIAGAGDEVIASSSLYGGTYNLFAHTLPRLGIKVHFVDHSNPENFRAYINENTKAFFCETIGNPRIDVADLQAIADIAHENGVPLIVDNTFATPILCRPFEHGADIVVHSTTKFIGGHGTAIGGIIVDSGKFDWNNGKFPGLTTPDPSYHGVVYTEAVGPLAYIIKARVQLQRDIGAAVAPFNSFLFLQGLETLHLRMERHSQNALAVAQYLASHPAVEWVSYPGLEGDANHELAQKYLPQGAGAILTFGIRGGLNEGKKLIESVKLFSHLANVGDSKSLVIHPASTTHQQMNEEEQAAAGVTPGLIRLSIGTESIADIIGDLEQALKAAVKQVTA; this is translated from the coding sequence ATGTCTGATCAGCAACAATGGAAGCCGGAAACGATTGCCGTACACGGAGGGCAGGAGCCCGATCCCGCAACAGGTTCACGCGCGGTTCCGATCTATCAAACGACCTCCTACGTCTTCCGCGATACCGATCATGCGGCAGATTTGTTCGCGCTCAAAGAAATGGGCAACATTTATACGCGCATCATGAATCCTACACAGGACGTATTTGAAAAACGGGTCGCTCTGCTCGAAGGCGGCGTCGGTGCGCTGGCAACCGCTTCTGGTCAGGCAGCCATCACTTTCTCCATTCTCAACATCGCTGGGGCTGGCGATGAAGTCATTGCATCCAGCAGCCTTTACGGGGGCACCTACAACCTTTTCGCCCACACTCTTCCGCGCCTTGGCATCAAGGTCCATTTCGTCGACCATTCCAATCCGGAAAACTTCCGGGCATACATCAATGAGAATACCAAAGCCTTTTTCTGCGAAACGATCGGAAATCCGCGCATTGACGTAGCTGATCTGCAAGCCATTGCGGACATTGCTCATGAGAATGGCGTTCCTCTGATCGTCGACAATACGTTTGCCACCCCGATCCTGTGCCGTCCTTTCGAACACGGTGCAGACATCGTCGTCCACTCCACGACCAAATTCATCGGTGGACACGGCACAGCCATCGGCGGAATCATCGTAGACTCTGGCAAGTTTGACTGGAACAACGGCAAGTTCCCTGGCCTGACTACCCCGGATCCAAGCTACCACGGTGTCGTTTACACCGAAGCTGTCGGACCGCTCGCTTACATCATCAAAGCGCGCGTCCAGCTTCAGCGAGACATCGGGGCTGCCGTAGCTCCTTTCAACTCCTTCTTGTTCCTGCAAGGGCTGGAGACCCTGCATCTGCGCATGGAGCGTCATAGCCAAAACGCTCTGGCAGTCGCACAGTATCTCGCTTCCCATCCTGCTGTCGAATGGGTCAGCTACCCTGGACTCGAGGGCGACGCGAATCATGAGCTGGCACAGAAATACTTGCCTCAAGGCGCTGGCGCTATCCTCACCTTTGGCATCCGCGGCGGCTTGAACGAAGGGAAAAAGCTGATCGAATCCGTGAAGCTGTTCTCCCACCTGGCTAACGTGGGAGACTCCAAGTCATTGGTCATCCATCCTGCGAGCACCACTCACCAACAGATGAACGAGGAAGAACAGGCAGCAGCGGGGGTTACCCCAGGGTTGATCCGTCTGTCGATCGGCACGGAGTCGATAGCGGATATCATTGGGGATTTGGAGCAGGCGTTGAAAGCGGCGGTAAAGCAGGTCACGGCATAG
- a CDS encoding rhodanese-like domain-containing protein: MSNGVKEITPEELLAKLDANEEVQVIDVREVDEWNAGHIKQAKLIPLGFLPHRIEELDKDVPIVMVCRSGARSHMATEYLTAQGFDAANMVGGMLAWPGEKEL, from the coding sequence ATGAGTAATGGCGTAAAGGAAATAACTCCAGAAGAATTGCTGGCAAAGCTGGATGCCAATGAAGAGGTGCAAGTGATCGACGTGCGTGAAGTCGATGAGTGGAATGCCGGGCACATCAAGCAAGCCAAGCTGATTCCTCTAGGCTTTTTGCCGCATCGCATCGAGGAGCTGGACAAAGATGTTCCGATCGTGATGGTTTGCCGCAGTGGAGCACGCAGCCATATGGCAACCGAATACTTGACTGCACAAGGCTTTGATGCAGCAAACATGGTAGGCGGAATGCTGGCGTGGCCAGGAGAGAAAGAACTGTAA
- a CDS encoding SCO family protein — MSESKVQQQGGALQRHWFTVLSGVLILAIVGVFGYNYMTKEQIPVMKALNDFSLDNTNGSTYTFSEGKGKVRLVEFMFTNCPDICPATTYNMSKLQDQLKEKGLFGDKVEFVSITFDPDFDTPEVLQAYAEKFKADRSGWKFLRGDAQAIEKVTKDFGIAVMKQPDGSFAHTARMFLVDEDGNMRRAYGMAAEMDMEQMMKEMEELAD, encoded by the coding sequence GTGAGTGAAAGCAAAGTGCAGCAGCAGGGAGGGGCTCTGCAGCGTCATTGGTTTACCGTGCTTTCCGGCGTGTTAATTCTGGCGATTGTCGGTGTGTTCGGGTACAACTACATGACCAAAGAGCAGATTCCTGTCATGAAAGCACTAAACGACTTTTCTTTGGATAACACCAACGGGTCCACGTACACTTTCTCGGAGGGAAAAGGGAAAGTACGCTTGGTTGAATTCATGTTCACCAATTGCCCGGATATTTGTCCTGCGACTACGTACAACATGTCCAAGCTGCAGGATCAATTGAAGGAAAAGGGATTGTTTGGGGATAAGGTCGAGTTCGTGAGCATCACGTTCGATCCCGACTTTGACACTCCTGAAGTTTTGCAGGCGTATGCCGAGAAATTTAAGGCGGATAGAAGCGGATGGAAATTCCTGCGCGGGGATGCCCAAGCCATCGAAAAGGTGACAAAAGACTTTGGCATCGCCGTGATGAAGCAGCCGGATGGCTCGTTTGCCCATACCGCGCGCATGTTCCTCGTCGATGAAGACGGAAACATGCGCCGCGCGTACGGGATGGCCGCCGAAATGGACATGGAGCAGATGATGAAAGAGATGGAGGAGCTGGCTGACTAG
- a CDS encoding DUF3889 domain-containing protein — translation MWTSPIAEAQPPYAKWGKIAMQQTMKTYPNAKVVDYLHVGRKTKTPTTSEETFKLLLQENNRMRALLVHIEFETKTEKVLKVRFEETR, via the coding sequence ATGTGGACAAGCCCGATCGCGGAAGCTCAACCTCCCTATGCCAAATGGGGAAAAATCGCCATGCAGCAAACCATGAAGACCTACCCGAACGCCAAAGTGGTCGATTACTTGCACGTAGGCAGAAAAACAAAAACGCCCACAACGTCAGAGGAGACGTTCAAGCTCTTGCTCCAGGAGAACAATCGCATGCGGGCGTTATTGGTTCATATTGAATTTGAAACGAAAACCGAAAAGGTCCTGAAAGTCCGCTTTGAGGAAACGAGGTAA
- the rnjA gene encoding ribonuclease J1 — MKLGGKRLSDVKIFAMGGLGEIGKNMYCVEYEDEIIMIDCGVKFPENEMFGIDLVIPDVSYLVDNQHKIKALLLTHGHEDHIGAIPYVMRQIKVPIYGGRLTLGLVKAKLEEHRMQNDVKLIPISEDTEISFDRLKATFFRTNHSIPDSFGVVVNTPEGMVIHTGDFKFDMTPVGQTTEYGKIARIGASGDVLALLSDSTNSERYGFTMSERTVGEGILDVVRKARGRIILATFASNVHRLQQVVDAAEQCNRKVAVIGRSMEKVFLIGQELGYIQMPEGMLIDIKHIDNYADNQVLIICTGSQGEPMAALTRIASGSHRTVSIYPEDTVIISASPIPGNTINVSRTIDKLYRAGANVVLNQDFDIHASGHGSSEELKLMLNFIRPKYFVPIHGEYRMLKTHSKLAQQVGIDSSNIFIMDNGDVLNCNREKAWLSKVQAGIVLIDGSGVGDVGNIVLRDRKHLAEDGLMVVVVSLDMKNFKILTGPDIVSRGFVYVRGSESLIQEATMLVRQRLQEALEKKIKEWSELKAQINEVIKPFIYEKTGRNPMILTILMEV, encoded by the coding sequence ATGAAGTTAGGAGGAAAGAGATTGAGCGACGTTAAGATTTTCGCAATGGGCGGCCTCGGCGAGATCGGAAAAAACATGTACTGCGTCGAGTATGAGGATGAAATCATCATGATTGACTGCGGGGTGAAATTCCCTGAGAACGAGATGTTCGGGATCGATCTGGTCATCCCCGATGTTTCCTATCTGGTGGACAACCAGCATAAAATCAAAGCACTTTTGTTGACGCACGGACATGAAGATCACATCGGGGCGATTCCTTATGTGATGAGACAAATCAAGGTGCCAATTTACGGTGGTCGTCTGACCCTGGGCTTGGTCAAGGCGAAGCTGGAAGAGCACCGCATGCAAAACGATGTCAAACTGATTCCGATTTCGGAAGACACGGAAATCTCCTTTGATCGGTTGAAGGCGACGTTTTTCCGAACGAACCACAGTATTCCTGATTCGTTCGGGGTTGTGGTGAACACACCTGAAGGCATGGTCATCCATACAGGCGACTTCAAATTCGATATGACACCGGTCGGACAGACGACGGAGTACGGCAAAATTGCCCGCATTGGCGCGAGCGGAGATGTATTGGCTCTGCTGTCGGATAGCACCAACAGTGAGCGATATGGCTTTACGATGTCTGAGCGAACTGTCGGCGAAGGCATTCTGGATGTGGTCCGCAAAGCGCGCGGCCGCATTATCCTCGCGACGTTTGCTTCCAACGTTCACCGCTTGCAGCAGGTCGTAGATGCTGCCGAGCAATGCAACCGCAAAGTGGCGGTTATCGGGCGCAGCATGGAAAAGGTATTTTTGATTGGACAAGAACTGGGCTATATTCAGATGCCTGAGGGTATGCTCATCGACATCAAGCACATCGACAACTACGCGGACAATCAGGTATTGATCATTTGTACGGGCAGTCAGGGCGAGCCGATGGCAGCTTTGACACGGATCGCTTCCGGTTCACACCGCACGGTTTCGATTTATCCGGAAGATACCGTCATCATCTCGGCCTCGCCGATCCCTGGCAACACGATCAACGTGAGCCGCACGATCGACAAGCTGTACCGGGCAGGCGCCAATGTCGTCCTCAACCAGGACTTTGACATCCACGCCTCCGGACACGGAAGCAGCGAAGAGCTGAAGCTCATGCTGAACTTTATTCGTCCCAAGTACTTCGTGCCGATCCACGGGGAGTACCGAATGCTCAAGACTCACTCCAAGCTGGCGCAGCAGGTGGGAATTGACAGCAGCAACATCTTTATCATGGACAATGGCGATGTGCTGAACTGCAATCGGGAAAAAGCGTGGCTCAGCAAGGTTCAGGCAGGCATCGTCTTGATCGATGGCAGCGGCGTAGGTGACGTCGGCAACATCGTTCTGCGCGATCGCAAGCATCTGGCGGAGGACGGTCTGATGGTCGTCGTCGTCAGCCTGGATATGAAAAACTTCAAGATCCTGACAGGCCCAGACATCGTGAGCCGTGGCTTCGTCTACGTGCGCGGGTCTGAATCGCTCATTCAGGAGGCCACGATGCTGGTTCGTCAGCGCCTGCAGGAAGCCTTGGAAAAGAAAATCAAGGAGTGGTCGGAGCTGAAGGCGCAAATCAACGAAGTGATCAAGCCGTTCATTTACGAAAAAACCGGCCGCAACCCGATGATCCTTACCATTTTGATGGAAGTGTAG
- a CDS encoding BrxA/BrxB family bacilliredoxin, with protein MMSYEAYMSQVIQPMRDELTRNGFQELRTVEEVEQTLPNAKGLTLVVVNSVCGCAAGLARPAVVHSLKHSTKPENIYTVFAGQDKEATAKAREYFEGYAPSSPSFAIMKDGKIMTMIERHQIENNDLQTIANLLTNAYDTYSK; from the coding sequence ATGATGTCTTATGAAGCATATATGAGCCAAGTAATCCAACCGATGCGCGATGAGCTGACTCGCAATGGTTTCCAAGAGCTCCGCACGGTGGAAGAAGTGGAACAAACGCTGCCAAACGCAAAAGGCCTCACGCTGGTAGTAGTGAACTCCGTATGCGGTTGCGCGGCTGGTCTGGCTCGCCCGGCTGTGGTGCATTCCCTGAAGCACTCGACCAAGCCTGAAAACATCTACACCGTATTTGCCGGTCAAGACAAGGAAGCGACTGCGAAAGCTCGCGAATACTTTGAAGGCTATGCGCCATCTTCCCCGTCCTTTGCGATCATGAAAGACGGCAAAATCATGACCATGATCGAACGTCATCAGATCGAAAACAACGACCTGCAAACCATTGCGAACCTGCTGACGAACGCTTACGACACTTACAGCAAATAA